Proteins encoded by one window of Synechococcus sp. MVIR-18-1:
- the speB gene encoding agmatinase: protein MTNPTTQTIDQSLFDDEGAIFMGARRNPSGCRVALFGVPYDGTTSFRPGTRFGPAAIREVSTGLETYCPQLDRDLEDLAYADIGAVEIPYGDPEPVVDAVCHATSTVLAAGMKPLMLGGEHSISSGAVAAVAKQHPDLVLVQLDAHADLRHEWLGARHSHACAMRRCLEVLPSKQLMQIAIRSGTRDEFKELQSSGRLISVQDIPNRMSELRGRPIYLTVDLDWFDPAVMPGTGTPEPGGFVWNDFAAVINELRHHRLMGADVVELAPQLDPSGISSVLAAKVTRSLLLLMA from the coding sequence ATGACCAATCCAACAACCCAAACGATTGATCAGAGCCTGTTTGACGACGAAGGCGCCATTTTCATGGGAGCACGGCGCAATCCAAGCGGATGCCGAGTGGCCTTATTTGGCGTTCCCTATGACGGCACCACCTCATTCCGCCCTGGCACTCGATTTGGCCCAGCCGCAATTCGTGAGGTGAGCACAGGTCTTGAGACCTACTGCCCCCAGCTGGATCGAGACCTCGAAGACCTCGCATACGCCGACATTGGAGCTGTTGAGATTCCCTACGGCGATCCAGAGCCCGTTGTGGATGCCGTGTGCCATGCCACCAGCACCGTGCTTGCTGCAGGCATGAAACCGCTGATGCTTGGCGGTGAGCATTCCATCAGTTCTGGTGCGGTTGCAGCTGTGGCGAAACAGCACCCCGATCTCGTACTGGTGCAACTCGATGCCCATGCCGACTTACGGCATGAGTGGCTTGGGGCCCGTCACAGCCACGCCTGTGCCATGCGCCGCTGTTTGGAGGTGCTTCCCAGCAAGCAGCTCATGCAGATTGCGATCCGCAGCGGCACCCGTGATGAATTCAAAGAGCTCCAGAGCAGCGGACGCCTGATTTCAGTGCAAGACATTCCGAATCGCATGAGCGAGCTCAGGGGACGGCCGATCTACCTCACGGTGGACCTCGACTGGTTTGACCCTGCCGTGATGCCCGGGACAGGGACCCCCGAACCAGGTGGATTTGTTTGGAACGATTTTGCAGCTGTGATCAACGAGCTACGCCATCACCGCCTCATGGGCGCAGACGTGGTGGAACTCGCTCCCCAACTCGATCCGAGTGGGATCAGTAGCGTCTTGGCCGCCAAAGTCACCCGCAGCCTGCTGCTGTTGATGGCTTAG